The Elaeis guineensis isolate ETL-2024a chromosome 12, EG11, whole genome shotgun sequence sequence CCACCCCCTCCGCCGCTCTTCTTGACCCCAAGCCCGACCGTCAGTGGTTCGTCGATGCCCTCAACTCCGTACCCCCGCCCCTCGACACGGTCGCCTCTGCTCCGCCGCCACCCGCCACCGGGGGCAACGCCGCGTCGTCGAGTCCGGATTTCCTCTTCGGCCTCGACGAGGGCTTCGTGCAGCCGCCGGCCGTCAAGGTCAAAGATCCTTCCCTGGAGCAGCCCCCGGTTCTTGAAAACTTCCAGGTGGAGGTCTCGGTCGGGAAGGAGGATCCGAGGCGTATCGGAGGAGGCGGGGAGACGACGCCGGCGGAGATCCAGAGGCAGATCCAGGATCTCCACCGCCTTCAGATCGCGGAGaaccagcagcagcagcagcaggcgGCCATCCAGCGGAACAGCGGCGAAGATGCCCCAGCGAGGGTTTACCCCGCGGAGTACTACCTCCCGCGAGTTCAGGAGAAGGCCCCGCCGCCCGTGACGACGCAGGTGCCCGCGGCCGCGGCAGCGTACTGGCCGGAGCAGAGCAGCGTGGCAGCGGCCGGACGGTACGCCTCGGTCGCCGGCGGGGACCGGCCGCTTTACCTGATCCCGTCGGCGTCGGGCGTCTACCCAGCAGCCGCGGCGGGGGGGCAGGGGCACTATGTGGCGCCGGTGCCGAGGGTCGTGCCGGCGGACGTCTACCGCGATGCGGCGGCGGTGTACGCGGTGCGGCAACCGGCTGCGGTCGCGGCGACGACGGTTGTGGGGCAGTACGTGGCGGAGGGCACGCGGGTTCCGGCGCAGGCGGTCGTGGACTCGGCCGGGTACAAGGTGGCGTATGATAGCGCGGGGCGGGCGGTTTACTATACGGGCGCGGTGCCCACGTATCAGACGGTCACGAGCGTGGCTCTTCCCGCGGAGGTGAAGGCGGTGAAGCCGTCGCCGGCTTCTTAGAGCGGGCCCGAGCCCGAGCCCGAGCCCGAGAGATGAATGATCTTATGATCTCTACCTTCTTTTCCCCTTATTTTTTCTACTGTGCTTAGATTTTCACTGTTCTTTTGTTTTTGGTTTCTGGTGTGTTTGTTGGTTGTTGATGTAAATACTGCATACATATGCACAATATGGAGATTCTGCTGGATGGAAATATGCTGTAGATGATGctcttttgtgatttttttttttttttttttttttttttttttttgtggcattTAGAATTGAGTGGACTATATAACATGTCTTCATTTCGGCTCTAATGTTTTTGTTAGGATTATTTTCTTTGTATTTCCGGTAATTTAATTCTTTGAACAGGTACTTGGTGCAGCAGGATCCGAAAGTTTTCAAGCAGATGGTATGCTTGCCAAAACCCCAGGATATCTGTTTTGTCACAATATTTTCTGCCATTAACCGTCGCCTCTTCGTTCTTCACGAGAGGGATTCGAGGAGACTAATGGATCTCTCCATCTAGCTCGGTTTCTTAAGCTCGACCTGGACCGGGATCCCGTCACCGCCAGCCAGCTCCTCACCGCGTACTCCAGCCTTCTTGCCTCCCCCGGCTCGCTAGTCTGACGCCCTCCACCTCTTCTCCCAGGCTTCTTCCTGATCCCTCCGTCTCATTCCTCTGCAGGCAAAGAGACCCATGCTCAGGCACTGAGAGCAATGTCTGGCAGTGGAGATGGTCGAAACTCGAAACTGATCTTATTGACATGTATTAAAAATCAGGCAACTTGAGCTATGCAAGAATTGAAAACCTTCCATAGGGTAAGAATTAAGAATGTAGTATCTTGGACAcctattgttgcggccaatcgcttcgtcgtccgatcgccggaaagcgtgcacctgcaaaagaaagtccgcactgaccggaggcggctccagcggggaccctccgacggtcaagtcagagaggtgactgggcaac is a genomic window containing:
- the LOC105055726 gene encoding uncharacterized protein; its protein translation is MGPHLHLSLPQTNSIPKATPHRFLPPKPKITISNPTFPTLASMDSASYPDSGDSSPRSREIDWDEPPPAAATAPARVKLMISYGGRIQPRPHDNQLSYVGGETKILTIDRSIRFPALLSKLASLSNIDDHLCFKYQLPGEDLDALISVTNDEDLDHMMLEYDRLHRSAARPTARLRVFLFSIKPPTPSAALLDPKPDRQWFVDALNSVPPPLDTVASAPPPPATGGNAASSSPDFLFGLDEGFVQPPAVKVKDPSLEQPPVLENFQVEVSVGKEDPRRIGGGGETTPAEIQRQIQDLHRLQIAENQQQQQQAAIQRNSGEDAPARVYPAEYYLPRVQEKAPPPVTTQVPAAAAAYWPEQSSVAAAGRYASVAGGDRPLYLIPSASGVYPAAAAGGQGHYVAPVPRVVPADVYRDAAAVYAVRQPAAVAATTVVGQYVAEGTRVPAQAVVDSAGYKVAYDSAGRAVYYTGAVPTYQTVTSVALPAEVKAVKPSPAS